In Desulfobacter hydrogenophilus, the genomic stretch AGTTCACCCTTAAAATAGAGGTCCTGGAAACCGGAGAATTTAATGGCATGTGCCGTGGCATCCAGAATCACGGTTTCGTTCTCATCCACGATATTTAATGCCTTTGCCTGGACCATCCCTGCAAGACACTCGCCACCCTGGGTGCAGGTGATATGCCCGTTCTGGTTGGCCGTAAGCTGCCAGTCCATGATCTGCTGTTCTTTTACCTGGACCACAAAAACATTTTTATGGCCGCTGGCCGCATCATATTCCCGGGCAATCTGAATCACCCGTGGCATGGATACGGGATTTCCGATCATGGCTGCCTGGGCTACACTTGGCTGGGTCTGGACCGGCGTAAATTCACGCTTGCTCTCATCGGGTTCAAGATAGTATTTGTATACCGGATCTGCATGTTCGGACTGAACTCCGATGATCTTTGGCAGTTTATTGATGATGCCGATGTTGTAAAATTTTAAGAACCCGTTCATGACCGCTGAAATATTACCGGCATTGCCAATGGGCACCATGACCACTTTTTTATCCATATCCCAGTCAAAGTCCTGGGCAATCTCATAGGAGTAGGATTCTTGTCCCAGTATCCGCCAGGCATTTTTAGAATTGAGCAGCGCTACAGGATAGCTTGAGGACAGGTGCTCCACAACTTTCATGCAGTCGTCAAAAACCCCTGGAATTTCAAACACCCTGGCACCGCTTCCCAAGGGTTGAGCCAGTTGGGCGGATGTGACCTTTTTATGGGGCAAAAGTACGGCAGATTTTACTTGAGATCCCAGATAGGAGGCATAAAGGGCTGCCGATGCCGAGGTGTCACCGGTGGAGGCGCATACCGAGATCACCTTGGATACCAAACCCTGGTCAATAAGATATTTTATGCTGGACAGGGCAGAGGCCATTCCCCTGTCCTTAAATGAGGCTGAAGGGTTCTGCCCGTCGTTTTTGTAATAGAACTTTAACCCGGTTTTTTCCTGGAGCACGGTGTTGGCTTCTATCATTGGCGTGTGCCCTTCACCCAGATAGATGATGGACTCAAGGGGGATGCTGGGGCCGATGAATTCGTGGTACCGGTAAATCCCTTTAAGGGCCGGGATCTTAAGCATTTTGCGGTAATCAAAGATTCTTTGCCAGGTTTCGCCTGGAATGGCCTTGAGCCGGTCTTTGTTCCGGTCATGGATCAGCAATACCTGGTTGCACGCCGGGCATACGTATAAAAGTTCTTCAATGCCGTATTCGGCACCGCAGCCAAGGCATTTATAGTACATATCTCCCTTGGGCGAGGGGATGATATGGGGTCTGATATCTTCTGGAAACAGATCAAGATTCGTGTTCAATTACTTCTAAGCCTCCCATGTACGGTACCAGTGCCTTGGGCACGTTGACGGTTCCGTCTTCCATTTGATAGTTTTCAAGAATTGCTGCAAAGGTCCTGCCCACGGCCAGTCCGGACCCGTTCAGGGTGTGGCAGAACTCAGGTTTTTTGGCGTTTTCCCGTTTGAATCGGATGTTTGCCCGTCTGGCCTGGAAATCAAGGCAGTTTGAGCATGAGGATATCTCTCTGTATTTATCCTGGCCGGGCATCCACACTTCAATGTCATAGGTTTTTGTGGCGGAAAATCCCAGGTCGCCGGTACACAACGTGACCACCTGGTAGGGCAGTTCCAGGCGCTGGAGAATGTCCTCCGCATTGGCCAACAATGATTCAAGCTCATCAAATGAAGTCTCCGGAGCGGTGATTTTCACCATTTCCACCTTGTTGAACTGGTGCTGACGGATCAGTCCTTTGGTGTCTTTGCCGTAGGAGCCTGCTTCGGACCTGAAACAGGGGGTAAATGCCGTGAATTTCATGGGCAGCTTGGATTCATCCAGGATCTCTCCGGCCGGGATGTTGGTCATGGGCACTTCTGACGTGGGAATCAGGTAGTAATCCCAGCCCTCAATTTTAAAGAGATCTTCTTCAAATTTAGGCAACTGGCCTGTGCCAGTCATGGTTTCCTTATTTACGATAAACGGCGGTAGAACTTCTTTATACCCATGCTCTGTGATGTGAATATCCAGCATGAAGTTGATTAAAGCCCGTTCCAGGCGTGCGCCTGCGCCTAAATACAAAGGAAATCGGGAACCGGCAAGTTTTGCTGCACACTTAAGATCGAGAATGCCCAATCCTTCGGCGATGTCAGCATGATCCTTGATCTGAAAATCAAAAGACCGGGGGGAACCCCATGTCTTTTCATGCCGATTCTCAGTGTCATCCTTTCCCATTGGGACATCGTCATGGGGCAGGTTGGGAATATGAATAAGGAACGCTTTAATTGAGGCTTCTATTTCATTGAGTGTTTTGTCCATTCCCTTGATCTGCTCAGAAACGCCTTTCATTTTATCTATGCTTGGCTGGGCGTCCTGGCCGGATTTCTTCATCTTGGCTATTTCATCAGAAACAGTATTTCTTAGATGGCGTAATTCTTCAATATCAACTAAAAGAGCTTTTCTTTTTTCCTCATTTTCAAGAAATGGGGAAAAATCAATGTTTGCCCGACGTTTTTTCATGCCCTGGACAACAGTATCCAGGTCGTTTTTAATCAATTTTAGATCAAGCATTTTTGATTTTTGTCCTGCATGATTATAGGGTTGAAAGGTGGCTGGTTATAATATTTTTACAATTATATTCAGATAACACGGGCTATGTAAACAGTCAATGATTATTGCCGGTTGACAATTGTCTGACAGTGTATAATATTTCTCAAAAATTTACTGTGTAATAATCTAAGGAATGCGATTATGGACGAAGCTAAAAGCGGTAAGAATAGTGTCTTAAGCCAGGTGGCTGAGCGTATGAACGCCTTGTCCCCGGAACAAATTGAAGAAAAATACAATATTATTGAAAATAAATTGTTTGAATTTGCCAACTTTTTAGAATCCCATCAGGTGTTCCTGTATCCGCCCGGAAGTAAGGAAATTCCTACTGAAAACATCATCCGAAAAGCCATGGAAATCGAGAAAAGTATTATTCTACCGGTATTTACGGATGTTAAGAATACTTTCCTTTTGTACAAGATCAGTCATTTTGACAAGGACCTGGTGTCGAATGCCCATGACATGCTTGAGCCCAATCCGGAGCGGTGCAAGAAAATAGCCCTGGATGATGTGGATATTGCCATTATCCCGGGCCTGGCCTTTGATGATAAGGGTGGGCGCATGGGGTTCGGGAACAACTATTATTCAAAGCTGATTACAAAATTACCAGAAACCTGCCGTAAGGTAGCTTTGGCTTATGAAGAGCAGATTGTTGACCAGATTCAGATGGAATCAAGAAAATATACGGTGGATATCATTATTACCGATACCCGGGTAATTTACAAAATATAGTAATCTATTTGGAATGTTTTATTCCGATCATGGGCCTTAAATGGCGTCTGAGCAAAAACCTGGAAATTTTGTCGAGTACAAGGCGGATAGGAATTTTAATCGTCGGCATATATTGAATATTCCGAGGATTAAAATTCTCTCCCAACGAAGTAATCGGCAAAATTTACGGTTTTCGGTCGGGCACTAAATATTACCAAGCGCATACCTGAATGCCTTCAGATCTTCTGTTTTTCCCATGACAATCAGTGTGTCGCGGGGGTGGATAATGGTTTCAAAATGGGGCGCAAACACCATGTGGCCTGATTTCTCTTTGATTGCGATGATGATCAGGTTGTAATTTTGCCGAATACCTGAATTCTTAAGTGCTTTTCCTACATAATCCGATGTTTCCGGTACAAACGCTTCTTCAATCTGTATGGCATCGCTTTCCCGGGACAATGCTGTATCCAGAAAACTGGAAACCGTAGGACGCAACAGTTTCAACGCCATGGAAACCCCACCGATATCATAGGGGGATTCCACCTGGTTGGCACCGGCCGCATAGAACTTTTTTTTCACCATGGGGCTTGCTGCCCGGGCCATAATATAGATGTCAGGATTGAGTTGTCTGGCTGTGAGTACCAGGAACACATTTGCCGTATCCGTTGCAAGGACTGCCACCAGTGCCCTTGCCCGTTTTATCCCGGCTTTTTCCAGCACTTCTTCGTTTCCGGCATCTCCGATGATATAGTGAATTTTATCCTTTTCCAGGAAATCTTTGAGTTCTTCACTTTGTTCCACGACAACTATATCCTGGGTATCTTCGGCCACGAATTTGCACAGAACTCTACCAATGCGACCGTAGCCGCAGATAATGTAATGATCGTTCATTTTTTTTATTTTGCTGTTCAAACGCTGTCTCCCCAGCATGCTTTTAATTTCACCATCCACCACCGAACTAATAAAAACGCCGCCTAGATACAAAAAGTACCCTACGCCTGTAAATATCAGAAAAATGGTGAACAACCTCCCGCCGTCGGACAGATCGTGGACTTCAAGAAAACCAACCGTACTCAGGGTAATGGCCGTCATATAGGCGGCATCTAAAAGCCCCCAGCCTTCAATGGCCATGTACCCGGTCGTGCCGAGTATAAAAAACAGGACTGCAATAAATACGGTCATCTTCATTTTTGAAGTTTTATCCATGGCATTTTATTTACTTTTACTGACGTTCAAATGCAAGGGAAAGATGAAAGACGGCTAATTACCACAACAGCCTTGATTACGGGCTTTAAACCCGTTTTCTAATGCTTGACGGCCCCGGCAGTTGCTGGTATTAAAAGGCCATGACCGACGAACCCACAAAATTTTCGCGCTGGCGCAGGGATATGGTGGAAAAACAGATTATTGCCAGGGGAATTAGCGACCCCCTGGTGATCCAGGCCATGACCCAGGTGCCTCGCCATCTTTTTGTCAGTGAAGCCCTGGTAGACAGTGCCTATGGGGATTTTCCGCTTCCCATCGGTGAGGGCCAGACCATTTCTCAGCCTTTTATTATCGCTGAAATGACGCAGGGCCTTAGCCTAACAGGCCAGGAACGTGTCCTTGAGATCGGTACGGGTTCCGGTTACCAGGCTGCTGTGCTGTCCCGTATTGTTTACAGGGTGTATACCATTGAACGGAACAATACCCTATATCTGCAGACCCGGAAACTGTTTGACCGCCTGAAATATCATAATATCGTAACCCGCTATTCCGACGGCACCCAGGGCTGGAAAGCCGAAAGTCCCTTTGACGCCATCATTGTTACGGCCGGGGGAAATCAGGTTCCCGAACCTTTAGTGAACCAGCTTATAGAGGGGGGGCGACTGATCATGCCTGTGGGGGGGCTGCATTCCCAGGAGCTTTTACGTATTGAAAAGACCAGCACCGGCATCAGGACTATTAATCTGGGCGGCTGCCGTTTTGTTAAGCTAATCGGTGAACACGGGTGGCCAGCGTAATAAATTCTGTATAGAGGTAAATTTTTATGTCCTTTTCTTCTTCTGCTACTTCGGCAACCATAAAAGATTTGCTCATGGGGTTTTGCCTGGGCGTTGCCAATATCATCCCCGGAGTTTCCGGTGGGACCTTTCTGCTGGTTTTCGGGATATATGAACGGGTATTTTCAATTTTAAACCAGATCAATAAATCCTTTGTCATCAAGTGCCTTGAACTTGTCCGTTCCTGTTTCAGGCAACCGGTCCAGGGAATTAAAAATGTTTATACATTTTCCAGGGAAACCGGTTTTTTTTTCCTGTTTAAACTTGCGGCCGGGACCGCCGTAGCCATTTTTG encodes the following:
- the thrC gene encoding threonine synthase, encoding MNTNLDLFPEDIRPHIIPSPKGDMYYKCLGCGAEYGIEELLYVCPACNQVLLIHDRNKDRLKAIPGETWQRIFDYRKMLKIPALKGIYRYHEFIGPSIPLESIIYLGEGHTPMIEANTVLQEKTGLKFYYKNDGQNPSASFKDRGMASALSSIKYLIDQGLVSKVISVCASTGDTSASAALYASYLGSQVKSAVLLPHKKVTSAQLAQPLGSGARVFEIPGVFDDCMKVVEHLSSSYPVALLNSKNAWRILGQESYSYEIAQDFDWDMDKKVVMVPIGNAGNISAVMNGFLKFYNIGIINKLPKIIGVQSEHADPVYKYYLEPDESKREFTPVQTQPSVAQAAMIGNPVSMPRVIQIAREYDAASGHKNVFVVQVKEQQIMDWQLTANQNGHITCTQGGECLAGMVQAKALNIVDENETVILDATAHAIKFSGFQDLYFKGELSDAYGISSDSQFINLPDFVSPDDPELIPSQEKPLGSSQFQEFVKDVSKKIAIRLGL
- the serS gene encoding serine--tRNA ligase; the protein is MLDLKLIKNDLDTVVQGMKKRRANIDFSPFLENEEKRKALLVDIEELRHLRNTVSDEIAKMKKSGQDAQPSIDKMKGVSEQIKGMDKTLNEIEASIKAFLIHIPNLPHDDVPMGKDDTENRHEKTWGSPRSFDFQIKDHADIAEGLGILDLKCAAKLAGSRFPLYLGAGARLERALINFMLDIHITEHGYKEVLPPFIVNKETMTGTGQLPKFEEDLFKIEGWDYYLIPTSEVPMTNIPAGEILDESKLPMKFTAFTPCFRSEAGSYGKDTKGLIRQHQFNKVEMVKITAPETSFDELESLLANAEDILQRLELPYQVVTLCTGDLGFSATKTYDIEVWMPGQDKYREISSCSNCLDFQARRANIRFKRENAKKPEFCHTLNGSGLAVGRTFAAILENYQMEDGTVNVPKALVPYMGGLEVIEHES
- a CDS encoding 5-formyltetrahydrofolate cyclo-ligase — translated: MDEAKSGKNSVLSQVAERMNALSPEQIEEKYNIIENKLFEFANFLESHQVFLYPPGSKEIPTENIIRKAMEIEKSIILPVFTDVKNTFLLYKISHFDKDLVSNAHDMLEPNPERCKKIALDDVDIAIIPGLAFDDKGGRMGFGNNYYSKLITKLPETCRKVALAYEEQIVDQIQMESRKYTVDIIITDTRVIYKI
- a CDS encoding potassium channel family protein, which produces MDKTSKMKMTVFIAVLFFILGTTGYMAIEGWGLLDAAYMTAITLSTVGFLEVHDLSDGGRLFTIFLIFTGVGYFLYLGGVFISSVVDGEIKSMLGRQRLNSKIKKMNDHYIICGYGRIGRVLCKFVAEDTQDIVVVEQSEELKDFLEKDKIHYIIGDAGNEEVLEKAGIKRARALVAVLATDTANVFLVLTARQLNPDIYIMARAASPMVKKKFYAAGANQVESPYDIGGVSMALKLLRPTVSSFLDTALSRESDAIQIEEAFVPETSDYVGKALKNSGIRQNYNLIIIAIKEKSGHMVFAPHFETIIHPRDTLIVMGKTEDLKAFRYALGNI
- a CDS encoding protein-L-isoaspartate(D-aspartate) O-methyltransferase, which gives rise to MTDEPTKFSRWRRDMVEKQIIARGISDPLVIQAMTQVPRHLFVSEALVDSAYGDFPLPIGEGQTISQPFIIAEMTQGLSLTGQERVLEIGTGSGYQAAVLSRIVYRVYTIERNNTLYLQTRKLFDRLKYHNIVTRYSDGTQGWKAESPFDAIIVTAGGNQVPEPLVNQLIEGGRLIMPVGGLHSQELLRIEKTSTGIRTINLGGCRFVKLIGEHGWPA